One Citricoccus sp. K5 DNA window includes the following coding sequences:
- a CDS encoding alpha-ketoacid dehydrogenase subunit beta, with product MTGAAAENLTFGKAINAGLRAALADDPAVLLMGEDIGKLGGVFRITDGLQDEFGEDRVVDTPLAESGIMGTAVGLAYRGYRPVVEIQFDGFVYPSFDQIVSQVAKLYHRTHGAVTMPITIRIPFGGGIGSPEHHSESPEAYFVHTAGLRVVSPSTPQEGFDLIRAAVASNDPVVYLEPKRRYHDKAPVDLSAPLRPLGPAALAVEGSDVTLVTYGPLVKTCLQAAEAAAAEGASLEVIDLRSLSPIDFGLIESSVRKTGRLVIAHEASRTGGLGAEIAATVTERCFHWLEHPPVRVTGFDIPYPPAKLEHHHVPDLDRILDGVDRALGRPNSLDSLDPFAAPVPLGSASDHTSGA from the coding sequence GTCCTGCTCATGGGCGAGGACATCGGCAAGCTCGGGGGAGTCTTCCGCATCACCGACGGCCTGCAGGACGAGTTCGGCGAGGACCGCGTGGTGGACACGCCCCTGGCCGAGTCCGGCATCATGGGCACTGCCGTCGGCCTGGCCTACCGGGGCTACCGTCCCGTCGTGGAGATCCAGTTCGACGGGTTCGTCTATCCCTCCTTCGATCAGATCGTCTCGCAGGTCGCCAAGCTCTACCACCGCACCCACGGGGCCGTGACCATGCCGATCACCATCCGCATCCCCTTTGGCGGCGGCATTGGCTCGCCGGAGCACCACTCGGAGTCGCCGGAGGCCTACTTCGTCCACACGGCCGGGCTGCGGGTCGTCTCCCCCTCCACGCCGCAGGAGGGGTTCGACCTCATCCGCGCGGCCGTCGCCAGCAACGACCCGGTCGTCTACCTGGAGCCGAAGCGCCGCTACCATGACAAGGCTCCCGTGGACCTCTCGGCTCCGCTGCGCCCTCTGGGCCCGGCCGCCCTGGCCGTCGAGGGATCCGACGTCACCCTGGTGACCTATGGTCCGCTGGTGAAGACCTGCCTGCAGGCCGCAGAGGCCGCCGCCGCGGAGGGTGCCTCGCTCGAGGTGATCGACCTGAGGTCGCTGTCCCCGATCGACTTCGGACTCATCGAGTCCTCCGTGCGCAAGACCGGCCGGCTCGTGATCGCCCATGAGGCCTCCCGCACCGGGGGGCTGGGCGCCGAGATCGCGGCCACGGTGACCGAGCGCTGCTTCCACTGGCTGGAGCACCCGCCGGTGCGTGTCACCGGATTCGACATCCCGTACCCGCCGGCCAAACTCGAGCACCATCACGTGCCGGATCTGGACCGCATCCTCGACGGGGTGGACCGGGCCCTGGGCCGCCCCAACTCGCTCGACTCCCTGGACCCCTTCGCGGCACCCGTACCCCTGGGTTCCGCGTCCGACCACACGTCAGGAGCCTGA
- a CDS encoding dihydrolipoamide acetyltransferase family protein, whose product MLKVFNLPDLGEGLTESELLSWKVAVGDTVKVNDVLADVETAKAVVELSSPFDGTIAELHGESGTVVQVGAPIVSFDLPGAEPGKTDNTAVPDAGSSSLPDGRVPTLVGYGAAVEGAGRPARRARAGRPAAPDPVPAAQPSGSPSSIPAPAGATATLTAERPRSTPPVRKLARDLGVDIALLTGSGAGGVVTREDVTAAADDARPASGSPSGTDTLTEAAAGGVRTLGGRPRTEEEPIRSVRKATAAAMTSSAFTAPHVTEFLTVDVTESMELLQEVRQRRDFRELKLTPLTLVARAACLALERTPELNARWDGDGGRIIRQNYVNLGIAAATPRGLMVPNLKDAQAADLRSLAIRLAELTAVAREGKLTPEQLSGGTFTLTNVGVFGVDAGTPIINPGEAGILAIGQVRRMPWEYRDEIALRQVMTLSLSFDHRLVDGEQGSRFLADVGAVLARPGMALALF is encoded by the coding sequence ATGCTCAAGGTCTTCAACCTGCCCGATCTCGGCGAGGGGCTGACCGAGTCCGAGCTTCTGTCCTGGAAGGTCGCGGTCGGTGACACCGTGAAGGTGAACGACGTGCTCGCGGACGTGGAGACGGCCAAAGCGGTCGTGGAGCTGTCCAGTCCCTTCGACGGCACCATCGCCGAACTGCACGGGGAGTCCGGCACCGTCGTCCAGGTCGGAGCACCCATCGTGTCCTTCGACCTGCCCGGAGCGGAACCCGGCAAGACCGACAACACCGCGGTGCCCGACGCCGGCTCCTCCTCCCTGCCGGATGGCCGGGTTCCGACGCTGGTCGGTTACGGCGCGGCGGTGGAGGGGGCCGGGCGCCCCGCCCGCCGCGCCCGGGCAGGGCGGCCCGCGGCGCCCGATCCGGTGCCGGCAGCCCAGCCGTCTGGCTCGCCGTCCTCGATACCGGCGCCGGCGGGGGCCACCGCGACGCTCACGGCCGAGCGCCCGCGCTCCACCCCGCCGGTCCGCAAGCTCGCCCGCGACCTCGGGGTGGACATCGCCCTGCTCACGGGCAGCGGAGCGGGTGGAGTGGTGACCCGCGAGGATGTCACGGCGGCCGCGGACGATGCGCGGCCGGCGTCGGGCAGTCCGTCCGGGACGGATACCCTGACCGAGGCCGCGGCCGGTGGAGTCCGCACCCTCGGGGGCCGGCCCCGCACGGAGGAGGAGCCGATCCGCTCCGTCCGCAAGGCCACCGCTGCCGCCATGACGTCCAGCGCGTTCACCGCTCCGCATGTGACGGAGTTCCTGACCGTGGACGTCACCGAATCCATGGAGTTGTTGCAGGAGGTGAGGCAGCGGCGGGACTTCCGCGAGTTGAAGCTCACCCCGCTCACCCTGGTGGCCCGGGCCGCCTGCCTGGCGCTGGAGCGCACGCCCGAACTCAACGCCCGGTGGGACGGGGACGGTGGGCGGATCATCCGGCAGAACTACGTCAACCTGGGCATCGCCGCGGCCACCCCGCGCGGACTCATGGTGCCGAACCTCAAGGACGCCCAGGCCGCAGACCTGCGCTCGCTGGCGATCAGGCTGGCCGAACTGACGGCGGTGGCGCGGGAGGGGAAGCTGACGCCCGAGCAGCTCTCCGGGGGTACCTTCACCCTGACCAACGTGGGGGTCTTCGGGGTCGATGCCGGCACCCCCATCATCAATCCGGGGGAGGCGGGCATCCTGGCCATCGGCCAGGTCCGGCGGATGCCGTGGGAGTACCGGGACGAGATCGCGCTGCGCCAGGTGATGACGCTGTCCCTGTCCTTCGACCACCGGCTGGTGGACGGCGAGCAGGGCTCGCGGTTCCTGGCGGACGTCGGCGCGGTTCTGGCCCGCCCGGGCATGGCCCTGGCGCTGTTCTAA
- a CDS encoding GNAT family N-acetyltransferase, with protein MQLREVRSEDLDYFFEHQQDPEANLMAAFAPRSPQDRGVFDYHWSRLLEDPTTKVRTIEQDGQVAGAVVVSGIGEEPELSFWTAREYWGQGITTSAVDALLEAFTDRPLRAHVPADNIGSQKILTRRGFSVVGEDKNFSNARSEVVTELIMQLG; from the coding sequence GTGCAACTTCGTGAAGTCCGGTCCGAGGACCTGGACTACTTCTTTGAGCACCAGCAGGATCCCGAGGCCAACCTGATGGCCGCCTTCGCCCCGCGCAGTCCCCAGGACCGCGGCGTGTTCGACTACCACTGGTCCCGGTTGCTCGAGGACCCCACCACGAAAGTCCGGACGATCGAGCAGGACGGCCAGGTCGCCGGGGCCGTCGTCGTCTCCGGCATCGGCGAGGAGCCGGAACTCTCCTTCTGGACCGCCCGTGAGTATTGGGGCCAGGGCATCACCACCTCCGCGGTGGATGCCCTGCTGGAGGCCTTCACGGACCGTCCCCTGCGCGCGCACGTGCCGGCGGACAACATCGGTTCGCAGAAGATTCTCACCCGCCGCGGCTTCTCCGTGGTGGGCGAGGACAAGAACTTCTCCAACGCACGGTCCGAGGTGGTCACCGAGCTCATCATGCAGCTCGGCTGA
- a CDS encoding TetR/AcrR family transcriptional regulator — protein sequence MTSEQTARATAKADRRQSLLEAAARLFADRGFTSVRLEDLGAACGVSGPAVYRHFPGKTAVLGELLLQVSQDLLDGAHRVAGAEDGARDALTGLVRFQTDFALSHRDVIAVQGREMRHLEPDVRAEVVRLQRDYIEVWAGQLRLLHPDEDHGTAVFRTQAALGLVNSTPHSVRRSPSEQRGRRTLLEGMALSALLAGSEAR from the coding sequence ATGACCTCCGAACAGACCGCTCGTGCCACCGCCAAGGCCGATCGCCGGCAATCCCTGCTGGAGGCCGCCGCCCGGCTGTTCGCCGACCGGGGCTTCACGTCGGTCCGATTGGAGGACCTGGGCGCGGCCTGCGGTGTCAGCGGCCCGGCGGTGTACCGGCACTTCCCCGGCAAGACCGCCGTCCTCGGCGAGCTGCTGCTCCAGGTCAGCCAGGACCTGCTGGACGGCGCCCACCGAGTGGCCGGCGCCGAGGACGGAGCACGAGATGCCCTGACCGGCCTCGTGCGCTTCCAGACGGACTTCGCCCTCTCCCACCGCGACGTGATCGCCGTTCAGGGAAGGGAGATGCGCCATCTCGAGCCGGACGTGCGCGCCGAGGTGGTCCGGCTCCAGCGGGACTACATCGAGGTCTGGGCGGGCCAACTGCGGTTGCTGCACCCGGACGAGGACCATGGCACCGCGGTCTTCCGCACCCAGGCGGCCCTCGGGCTCGTGAACTCCACCCCGCATTCGGTCCGCCGCTCACCCTCCGAGCAGCGAGGACGGCGCACCCTGTTGGAGGGGATGGCCCTGTCCGCGCTGCTGGCGGGATCCGAGGCCCGCTAG
- a CDS encoding acyl-CoA dehydrogenase family protein — translation MSTTQHSAGLAGPELDEDYRDLVGTVREFADEVVAPVSAGLDARHEFPYEIVRQMGEMGLFGLPFPEEYGGMGGDYFALALALEELGRVNQSVAITLEAGVSLGAMPVYRFGTEEQKNTWLPDLVTARALAGFGLTEPNGGSDAGGTQTTATLADGTWTVNGAKEFITNSGTDITRLVTVTAVTGINEGKKGPGGSPGKEISTLLVPSGTPGFTVGGAYDKMGWNSSDTHPLFFDGAQVPEANLLGERGRGYANFLSILDEGRIAIAALSTGAAQGCVDESIAYAKTRTAFGQAIGKNQAVSFKIARMQARAHSARLAYYEAAAKMLAGKPFKTEAAIAKLVAGEAAMDNARDATQVFGGYGFMNESLVARHYRDSKILEIGEGTTEVQLMLIARSLGL, via the coding sequence ATGAGCACCACCCAGCATTCTGCCGGTCTGGCCGGACCTGAACTCGACGAGGACTACCGGGACCTGGTCGGCACCGTCCGGGAATTCGCCGACGAGGTGGTGGCACCGGTCTCCGCCGGCCTGGATGCCCGCCATGAGTTCCCCTACGAGATCGTGCGCCAGATGGGGGAGATGGGTCTGTTCGGCCTGCCGTTCCCGGAGGAGTACGGCGGCATGGGTGGCGATTACTTCGCGCTGGCGCTGGCCCTCGAGGAGCTGGGACGGGTGAATCAGTCCGTCGCCATCACCCTGGAAGCCGGGGTGTCCCTGGGGGCCATGCCGGTCTACCGCTTCGGCACGGAGGAGCAGAAGAACACGTGGCTTCCGGATCTCGTCACGGCCCGTGCCCTGGCCGGCTTCGGGCTGACCGAGCCCAACGGCGGGTCGGACGCCGGGGGGACCCAGACCACGGCGACCCTGGCCGACGGCACCTGGACCGTGAACGGGGCCAAGGAGTTCATCACCAACTCCGGCACGGACATCACCCGCCTCGTCACCGTCACGGCCGTGACCGGCATCAACGAGGGGAAGAAGGGGCCGGGCGGCAGTCCGGGCAAGGAGATCTCCACCCTCCTGGTGCCCTCCGGCACGCCCGGGTTCACCGTGGGCGGGGCCTACGACAAGATGGGCTGGAACTCCTCGGACACCCACCCGCTGTTCTTCGACGGCGCCCAGGTGCCGGAGGCGAACCTCCTGGGCGAGCGGGGCCGTGGCTACGCCAACTTCCTCTCGATCCTGGACGAGGGGCGCATCGCCATCGCCGCCCTGTCCACGGGGGCGGCCCAGGGATGCGTGGATGAATCGATCGCCTATGCGAAGACCCGGACCGCCTTCGGCCAGGCCATCGGCAAGAACCAGGCCGTGTCCTTCAAGATCGCCCGGATGCAGGCGCGCGCCCACTCGGCTCGGTTGGCGTACTACGAGGCGGCGGCCAAGATGCTGGCGGGCAAGCCGTTCAAGACGGAGGCGGCCATCGCCAAGCTGGTCGCCGGAGAGGCGGCCATGGATAATGCGCGGGATGCCACGCAGGTGTTCGGTGGTTACGGGTTCATGAACGAGTCCCTGGTGGCGCGCCACTACCGTGACTCGAAGATCCTGGAGATCGGTGAGGGCACCACCGAGGTCCAGCTCATGCTGATCGCGCGCTCACTCGGGCTCTGA